TATCCGATTTAGAGAAAGTTGAACTTAGCTCGATCCAGAACTGCAATCCATTGTTAAATTTTATCCTTGAAAATAGTAACTGCTTGAAGCTAAAGAGAGAAATAATTCAACTTCAGGGGACATATAAATGACATTCAGTAATTATAGGGGCATATATCACAGATTACTATACCAATACTGCTCTCCAATTAGAAACGATGTTAGATTAAAAAAATGCAACTCAATCATAAGCGGATTTAGGTATGCCTTGTGACTATAGCTATCAGATCAATTACATGTTTTTTAAACTTTAATTTTTTATTATTGGGGGAATAATTCTTATGTGGATCTTACCTTGACCAAGACTTAATCTCACTGTGAAGTATTGTCTTTTGTTGTCCGTTATTAACTGTGAGTTCAACGGGGGGATGCAACATTAACTTTATAATCTTAATATTTCCAAGGCCGCGAAATTGGTATGCTAGCCAAATATTTTGCAACATTTCACTAGCGTTGAAAAATGTTTCTGATAGAGGCGTGGCAATGTTTATAAAGTACCCACTTTTTTATCTCTAATTAGTGATATTGATAAGTATGTATCTCAAAGTTTTCAAAAAAATATTAAACATGTTTAATGCCTTTTTTTTATTTGTGCGTTATATGCAATAATATGATTATGTTTGTGCTTTAGTAACTAACCTTTTTAAATACACATTTTCTTTTTTTGTAAAACATGAGGAAACTATGTTTTTTGATATAAATGAAATGAAGCCGCAACTAGACGAACTAGTGTCTTTCCTTAAAAGTTCGGATGTCATCCCAGAAACCGGTTCAGGTTTGGAAGATGATTATTTAGAAGCCATGGACTATTTTGAAAAGTACAACCAAACACCACAACCGGCTCTATCTGAAAAGGGACGGATTGCATTTATGGGATTGCATGAACTTTATCGATGGATTTGGTCTGTCAAAGATTGTGAAGAATTTTATAAACTTATTCCTCATTTAAAACTTTTAGTTGAAGCTGTTCCTAAAATTAATAGAAAAGCTAATTTTTTGAGTAACGTTACAGGTAAGCAAGACGACAAAACCAATAAATTCATTGAGCTGATTTTTGGTTTATTTGCGGTGTCAGCAGGAAAAAATGTTACCTTGGATGATCTCGTTCATTCCTCTGATGGTACGAACCCTGATGTAATATTCGATTTTAATGGTACAGTCACATCTATCGCTTGCAAGACATTAAACAGTAACAATCCCAAGACGGTGGTTGATAATATCAGGTCTGCTGCAAAACAGATTAATCGTGCACAATGTAATACTGGTTATATTTTATTAAATGCAATGAATATTGCTGAACATGCTAAGATAGAAGGAAATGTGTATGACGATTACCCTCAAGCCATTAATATTATTAACCATGATATCTACCAAATAATAAATAAGATTAAAGTTGAATTAAAAGATGAGATTGAGGAAATATTTAACAATTATCCTAAGGCACTCCCTCTGATAATCATCGTATTACACTCCTCAACAAGGATCAAAAGCCCCCTTGGAAATATAGCTGTGTCGTTAAAGATAACATTGATTGATAACATTTCAAACGCTGATTACATTCAGCCTGATAATTACAACCTGCCTAACGCATTTAATGATTTTCTCCATAACAAATAATGTATTTTTACTAATTATGCTCTAATCTAATTAGGGCATAAAAATATCGATTATGAATTTATTTTTTAATTTAGATAACTGTGCATATTATTCATTATTTCCCCCAATCTTCACTGTTTGGATATGGGTTTATTTTCTTTCTAATTCGCTGAATAACTAGTTACTGAAGAAACCTATGAAGCTATTTATGATAAACTTCCGCTCCTCGCTCATAACTGCCATTCACATCAGTTATGGCTTAAAAAGCAGACATGAGGTTTGGGAACCAGCAATAGTGAAAGAAATAGGACCTATTGGTGCGTGGCGAACAAAATACATAGGGCAGGAACAAAAAAGCCCGCAAAAGTGAGTTTTCATATCACCAGGGATCCAAGGCTGCTTTGCGTATCCCTTTGGGTCTCCTCACAGTCTGGTCGATGTTCTGATGAGACTGTTAAATTCCTGTTATTGCTAGTGGTGCCCTATCACTGTCCAATCATGATTGGCGGAGCTGGATTGAAGCGACACCAAATACTAACTATCTGATTTTTTTATGAATGTAATGGAAGTCAATGCCACAGCACTATGTGGCAAAGGTTAGCCCTGCTTCACGACTCAAAGCACTGTTTATAGAAACAGTGCTTCTATGATCTGAATCACAATTAGTCTTTGCAATGACGTTGTTATTAATGTTTTTCTTCACTACTATATATGGGTGTAATTGTTCTTATGCTGTCAATATATTGTATTCCTCTCGGAGGTATTCTATGTCTATCAACAAAAAACAATCCTCACCTAAGCTCGCCTCTCAAGCAGCGAAAGCTCTACAAAATGAAAATTCCTCTGAAATTAAGAAGAAGCTTGCTGCCTCCGTGGTTGCCCAAGCTCGTACAGGTAAGCAAACTGGTGCTGAGTTGGAGACGATAGCTTCCGATGTTATGCAAAGTTCAAAGTACAGCGAGGAAACCAAAAGCTATGCAGCGTCACTGTTATCGCAGTCGAATAAATCTCGTTAAGTTCAGCTAAAGGAATTGATCAGTGGCAAGGACTGAAGAGCAGCGAGCTCAGGCAACAGCAATTTTCGCAACTTACAAAGCAGAAGTTGATAAGCGTGAGCTCTCTAATACTGACAACTATGATAAGAACATTCTGACGTTATCATCTGCTGGCCTTGCCATCTCATTAACTGTCTTTAAAGATATAGCCCCTCAAGGTCAAACAGCACATATTTGGCTGCTTTACTCCGCATGGGTATTATTTGGATGTGCAATATTAGCAACTATATTTAGTTTCTTGATTAGTAATGCAGCACTGAGGGCTGAGCTAGAAATTGCTCATAAATATTACATCGAAGAAGATGAAAGTGTTTATGGAACAGTAAGCCTGATATCAAAGGTTTTGAGTTGGGTGAACAGATTCTCAGGTATTTTTTTTGTTCTAGCTATAATCTCGGTCATCACATTTGGTGTGATCAACTTTGATAGAAGAGCAGAGGTTAGCAAAAGCGATATGGTAAAAAAAACGCAGCAAATTAATAACGATGGGTTGCCACCGCCAGTGATGCAAAAAGTACCTATCGATAAAGGTGCTACGGTTCAATTCATGCAACCAGTAACACCAACGAATCAGCCAGATACACCTGCGATTGACTCACAGCCATCTGCAGGTTCCCCCAAAGAATAAGTTAAGGATAGGAGATAGCTTGAACGATAAGTCTAAGACAATACAGTCAGTTTCAGCCATCACGGAGGGAGCCCCTATTCCCTCCATGCAGCGCGTATTTATAGGAAATGGTGCAAATGTTCCTCAGATGCAGGCGATCCCTACCGCACCCGCTCCTCAGCAATCCTCTGGAGGGTCTAATCAGCAACCTTCTACAACTTCGTCCAATAGCCGTGAATAAATAAGGAGCCTAGTAATGAGTTCAAATAATTACAAAGCAGTTCGTATTGGAGATGGTGCTATATCACCTATGATGGTTAAAGTATCAAACTCTAGCATTGAGAAACATGGCGCAACGATGCCGAAAATGCAGCCAGTTCCCAGTCAATCATCAGGTACTGCACCCTCAGCCACTAAAACAACGAATAATAAACAGTAGACAAACCATCGATATGGGCCTTTACGCTGAAGTAAAGGCTTGTCATTACACATATACCTGACCTGCTCCCTATGACTCAGGACACCTTGATGTAAGTATGCATTCCGAACTTCCGCTTTTCGCTGTGAGTTCAATCCGACTTGATCGGCGGCTTCGTGCCAAGAAGCGGACCTCTACGATATCATGAAGTCAGTTTAGCAACTGGAGCAGGTCAACTAATTAATGGTTCCCATGAGAATTCCAGTTGATTATACAAAGAGGTCCTGGGTCTCCTTCATCTAATATAACCAATGTACTGACTAAAACATTGGCGCGTGCACGGGGGCCAAGCCGTTCTTCCCGCCTCCATCCATCAATTTCTAATACATCAATGATGCGAGATGCGTCTATAAGGCATTTGATTTTATATTCGATTTCATCTTTACCGTAGGCTTCAATCAATTCGTTAAATTTAGCTACTGCCGCATCAAATCCTCTTGGTGGGGCTAAATCTGCAAGCACGAAGAGTAACTTCACTTCAGGAAAAGGAATGTAACGTAATAGTTCACGTGTGGGCATCTCTGGCCCCCATTTTATCAGACCGATGCTCATTAGCTCTTCAATAATATCTGTATCCACAAAGTCTTCGTACAAAATCGTACTTCCCGTATGCTGTGTCAGATACCAATGAGCAGCCTCCTGAGAGACCTGATTCATAACATCCGCAAGCTGATCGCGACGGTTCAATGAACCTCTGAGACCGAACTCTTCAGCGATAAACTCCCTGGGAAGCCATGGCTCCTCGGCTTCTTCAATATATCTGTCTAAAAGTGGCCAGCGGATACCGCATCGGATTGCTTCAAGGATAGCAGGCCAGCGAGAGGAAAAACCTGGCTCATAAAGAAATGCAGAAAGTTGGTTTTTAAAGAAGGGAATTCCTTCCTGATAGCGAGCAAAAAGCTCAATTTCATGACCAACCAGGTTTATATGGAATGGCGTCAGCGAGGGCTCTGGGGGCGTAGGTAAGACGATATTCTTCCTAAAACAATGCGCTTCATGAAGTGGCGTTTTAAGGCCGTGAAATTTTATCTGAGGGGGCCAGTCATCAGGCCAGGGATTGCGACGTAAAACTTGCGGGTAAGCTTTTAACAAGTTCGCCATTTCAGGCGAAGAAGCATGGGCTTTAGCGGAAAGAATTCTCTTTTTTACTTGTTCCAGAGCTTTCAAAGCTTCTGCATATTTCGCAAGGCGGCCATCTATTTCGTCTTTATAGCGCGCTAATTTATTACACTCATTTTGTATCCGCGTCTGAATCGGGTACGACTGTATATCCCATCCTGAATATTCTTCAGCCGCGATAGTGGCTGTATCATTAAACCAGCGCTCAACTATACGCTCCTGAGGAAGGATACTGGCTAACCTGTGCTCGACAGCTTCACGTGCTGTTATTGCCCGGTCATATGCAAGGCTCAAAGCAATAGCCAATGGATCTTTTGATTTTGACATGAAACTTTCTCGTTCCGTAACGGACTGATTTGCTCCTCGTGGATTAGTGTACTCTAATTTTACTCATATTTTCATTATGCCCTTGTAAGTATCCCGGCAAAGCGGACCATTCTCTTTCAGAGATCTTCAAGCAAGCGGATTAGTTTACCTTTAAAGCGCACTTCCGCTCCTCGCTCGTGCCGACTGTCAGGTTCTATCGAGTTTTAACACAGAACACGACTAGGGCGAGTCTGAGCTTACACAGATAAGTAATAACGTTAGCACGATTCCTGTTCAGTTCTTCACTGTTTAAAATATGAATATCGATTTATCCAGATGATAAAAACGCGCAGAGAAGGGCATTTCTCTGCGCGTATGATTACATATTATCAGCTCTGACGACGCTCAAGAATGGTTTGGCATTCCGTACAGGTTGTCACGCCCGGCAGGGTTTGCCGTCTCTGCTCGGGAATAGGTTCACCGCATAAACGACAGTAATGTAATGAAGGCGTGGTTGCTGGCTTAAAACGATTCTGTTCAATCATTTCTTCCAGGCGTTGCTCATTAAATTCCTGATCGCGATCGATCTCATCTGGCATGCGATGTCCTCCTGTTCAGTGCTTCTTTCTCACAAAGGGTGATACGGTTCCAGACGGCGGTCAGGGAGAGCCCTTTTTCGCGGGAAGACAATGATTCAGTAACCTGCATCATTGCTTCCAGCGCGTCAGGTGTATCAAGGTTTTCAGTGCGTTTCTTTTGCCATGACAGCCAGATTTCGGCATCAACGGTTTCATCTGGAATAGGCGTTCGGCCATAAGGGATGGTGACACCCAGCAACCGGCGGCGAGTGCAGACCTCATTTGAGGTGAGTCCAAAAAAATGATTAAGGAGTGCGATAGATCCCCCCAATATGATGGCCCGATTAATCTGTTGCTGGCGTTGCGCCTCTTGGCGGGACAACGCCAGAATCTGTTGTAGAACGTCGTGACGAACAGTGATCGACATAAACTGTGCGGATGCCCGGCTGACAATAAATAGTTCGTCGAGGGATAGCTGATTGAGGGCATTCAATTCGTCGAATGTGAATCCTAACGTTTCACAATAACGAAAATTGCCTTCCTTAAGCGCGGCAAGGGCGTTTGTTAACACCGCGTAATTCAGTGAGGGGAACATAATGCTGTATCTCCCTTCATCGCGTTAAGCGGTTAGCTAATTTGAGGTTAATCCATTCGTCAATTTCAGATTCCAGCCAAGCGACGCTGGCAGGTCCAATCTTTATTGAAGAGGGAAAGGTGCCTTCTTTCATGTACAGGTAGATTTGCGAGCGTTTCAGACCGGTTTTTACTTCCACTTGTTTCAGACGTAATAACTGATGAGCTGTCATAAATACCTCCAGTGCAGAAATGGGATATGCCCGGAGATGACAAAAAAACACAGTGAGGAAAGGAGTGAAAGTTGAAGAGCCCGTATTACGGACACCACAATCCTTAATACGGGTTTTTAGATTGAAGCGTGTAATGTCATTTTAATTGGGTGCCTAAACGGACGTCGGTGAACCACGTTCAAGCGCCGTTTTTAACGTATCGCCGCTGAATCGATCGGTCATGCCTTCGTCTGAGGCCCACTGTTCAAAGATGGACAGAAGCTTATAGGGTTGCCTGATTAATGGTCTGATAGACTCATTGTTTTTACAGGCAAGCCAGAACAATCTGGATAACGGCGTAGATATACGTGTTGAGGAGGGAGGAGAAGTATCGTTTTTGGCTGGCATGTTAATTAATTTCTCAAGTTCGGCATGTTTGATGACAAAACAGGCATCCTTTGGTAAATCGTGAATCGGAAAATATTCTCGATGGCTATACTGCCTTGTTTTCTGGTATGGGATTTTTTCAGTAATATGTGATGCAATATTTTTAGGGAGCTTCATTATTTGCTGTTTTAC
The genomic region above belongs to Pectobacterium colocasium and contains:
- a CDS encoding TraR/DksA family transcriptional regulator — its product is MPDEIDRDQEFNEQRLEEMIEQNRFKPATTPSLHYCRLCGEPIPEQRRQTLPGVTTCTECQTILERRQS
- a CDS encoding DUF2857 domain-containing protein; amino-acid sequence: MFPSLNYAVLTNALAALKEGNFRYCETLGFTFDELNALNQLSLDELFIVSRASAQFMSITVRHDVLQQILALSRQEAQRQQQINRAIILGGSIALLNHFFGLTSNEVCTRRRLLGVTIPYGRTPIPDETVDAEIWLSWQKKRTENLDTPDALEAMMQVTESLSSREKGLSLTAVWNRITLCEKEALNRRTSHAR
- a CDS encoding AlpA family transcriptional regulator — translated: MTAHQLLRLKQVEVKTGLKRSQIYLYMKEGTFPSSIKIGPASVAWLESEIDEWINLKLANRLTR